A region of the Phaseolus vulgaris cultivar G19833 chromosome 11, P. vulgaris v2.0, whole genome shotgun sequence genome:
GCAGccagggaggaggcagcttcagacagcttgcccactgcctcctcaagcttccTTTCAGCAGCAGCAGTTGCCTCTTTGGCAGACTTGAGCATCTCCACCCGCTGAGAAtcctgttggcgtagggaggcgttctcagcctgtaactcctccaccatctgacTCCGTTCGCGCAAGGAAGAATTCTCAGCCTGTAGCTCTGCCACCTTGCAGTCCAGAGGaccaacagtctgccccatcaagatctccatcttgatggtctcctggacctgcaTCAAATACTCCCTCCTGACCCTCTCtaccatgccccgcatcagctcaacagacccctgagcggcttcaaggtcactttgcagcgactccttgtcgtgctcaagttccTTCACCCTTTTTTCTAGGGCCttctgcttgcgatgctgggtggagaacttcagcgagagcaccacctgcttggcaaggtgtgcatctatctcctccccgctccagtcgacgagctccccgttgctgatgtgctgtcgcaccatggagataactctgctgaagttctcatggttggctccagtgttgcttgggcgcgagccagACCCACCATGTTCAGCACTTGCGGTGGAGATTGTTAGTGGAGGCGGGGCACACTCGTTTTGAGCAGAAACAcccccagcagggtgagcggatggaccaggtgattggcctgctgggggggaaggtggcggttgagagaTTGGGGGCGATTGTTGGCAAGGAGAAGGTGGGCATGCGGGCTCTGGGGCAGGTCGAGTAGAGGGAGGgggaggtggtgaaccttcctctacctctaccacctcgatctctccaggctggagagacgagaccccctcaaccactggtttcttcctctagcggtgaatgaggggggagccagagctttcctcttccactgaggcagcagcagcagcaggtaCAAGCaaagaagccttcaccagtcttttccttttcttcccttgctcggggccttcggctggcgcgaccgagagtggaggggcttcaattggctcagtggtggaagaggaagagccagtccctttggtCGCTCGGCGTTTAGCAAGCTCTAACACCAccaacctcctatctttccctgacattgaatctgcataggcaagaaagaggaaaattagacagctaagagacgcaagcaaggtgaaaagtataagagcatgcatgaggaggtataaatgtcctaaggggcggcagagaaagaactacctatatatttcttcagagaaaccacatcaaactcatccttgatgaggcgagcggagtcaaacttagcccccaggagcagcccacacagctcgcgctcgtagggggccatggtctcgaggtccttgggttttttaaattcaacttggggaacccagtagagggggtacccctcgagcagatgagggctttgtggggtggcggatatcatgtaaaatctgcccttccagtctttgaaggactgctggtacaggcccagaagcacccgtccagcaaccccgttcaggctgacccaaaacctatcccctggtttcttcgcctcaaaaaagtaaaggaaaacctccaccgaggcgttgtgcccaaagtggttgcacaggatctgaaacgcccggatgaaggcccaggcgttggggtggagttggcagggtgcgatgttcaactccatcattagctctttctcgaagaaggtgaaggggagtcgcagcttcaaccttttgaagatcgcggagtaaactaaaacgaagggcaccccattggtggccctgtcgtcagcgcaaatgggcatccctcggggagggatgcggactcggatgtggaagtcgttttccctgtctatggaacacgagggttcGTCCGGGTTGTGGCTCAGGAGTGAGTTAAGATGGTCCTGGGGTAGCAAGATGgacgtttcagatagcaacgccagaggggcccagtcatagaccTTGGCGTTGTCATGAAATGAGGTGACAACGggcggtggcgaagctggtgcactcgcggagggctgtgcaccagaagaggaggcaatgacacgagcggtttgcttcaagcgagccatcgagagatagctgcaatggaagaaaacgaagggtcagaaatagaaggggagagagtgatggatggttcggtgaaaaataGAGAGAGGAAATGAGaaagaaatgcccaggtaaaggagaaagaaggggagGCAGAAGTCAAAGCGGAAACAcgagaaaaaccctagcgcgggttgagaagaagaaaaacagggaagatggatgcatgataactagaatgataaatgcaatcggtaaagatgaccaaaaaggggccagggaaaagaaaaaccatacctttgaatgatcgtaaGAGATTAGGATcacagagaatttgaagaaagatgggtgcgcagaagagaagttcgcagagagtctgggagtcaaatgaagaagatgaaggaacagtggaagggcgcgccaatttgaatgaaagaagcgctagcgacgcacaacgctggccgtcgatggcgccacgtgtcgcgagattaagagagggagtccaaacgttaaagaagcagcacgtgaggtggcacgtgaggtggccccacttgccacgtggactgaaggcacgaccacttagtctcttcgctgagaacgagttctcgactcgagactggggggcttgtgattcgatcggtcatcggtagtcgatgacgtcagcatcagagaaccacgtggaccactcgcagggtgacacgtggaccaagtggcagagaggtagggggacgatcgccaagagaggtgatcggtggtcagtaaccaagttaccaccgacagatcaggcggcggagaggtcgggggatagatcacccagaatggtgatcggtggtcagtagccaagtgaccaccagcagaccagttcccagactcgcgcctggaggcagagcgcgagtagcgaataaacactgatcagtcatcgggtgtattgtcatcggggtctcgtgttacacgcagttaaactaggactaaggttcccagcgagagcgttacgcatggacctcgcatgagcacacctcaaggaatcatgcacgagagtggcctgagggaactagtaagccagtcggtgattggtgattccctcaacccattacgtgcgtgtcatcctgaagtgtaagtcgcctacgcagagagtaacgtttggtgagtgcgcctagaccagccacacccgacgttctcctaagagtatgcaatttacccagataagagaagcatcctaagttactccgcaagggcgtaacttaggcagacaaagagaggcgctagagcccttccagtaagtgacacgtgtgtggttagatgtgagttgcaggcctccacgtgtcatcatctgagaggggtgcggtccagataaaagagcactccgtaccgctaaaggtacagataggcgcagccaagcgcagacatgcgcagactctcacgctccccattgctgattctgaaggtacgctttctctgaaaagcatgacagggttctgacacatgccagaaaagcataacagaattctgttatgcccagaagcagggaaagagagataaaaggcagaatcagagtgagagtagGGAGGAAAAAGATAGACGAAAAatagagtgcaagtttttctcacacacacattactagtttccagtttctggtggttctgttgaactaacttgatcgtcggagtgcaaacggccgctagaggcgccgtctgtgtattttgcaggtcacattttgaagacatctgagagaaagttcagaaggtgattcttcaggagacgcagtcgcgaagacagggcagagagtgttacgaagcgattcacccacgttcaagttgccggcaggatcacaaAGTAATgcagaaatttagaaataagGATAGCATATGGATAAtggtaatcacttaacctcatggattttagcatatgttctttgatgatgtggatccagttTATCTTGACCTTGTTCATATTGCAATAAATGAAAACAAGATCTTCCTTGGTCAGCACAGAgtgattacttcctcttggagtcAGTATCCATGTAATAATGAAAGTCATAAGCCTCTCATTTAGCCTCAAGCCTCCCACAAAGAAGTTTCTTGCTTTGGATTGTGGATTCTTCAAACAGCTTCTATAGAACTACATTCTGTTAAATTCCTCAACCACTCCAATGTTCCCTTTATTTATCCTCAACCCAGCATACTTCAGTCCAGTAATGGCAAACCAAAATTCATGTGTAATCTCCAAATCAACTTCTTTCACATGAGAGCAGAGGTTGTCACCAACAATTTGAAAATTTGTGTAGAATACTCTCACAAGGTCTGGATAGATATTCCCAGACATTTGCAGGAACCTTTTCAGCAGCTTTTCTTTTAGAAGATCTCTCACTTCAGTGAGTTTTTGCTCTTTCAACCAATTGAATGAGATGAGTTTTGGATTGTTGGTAGTCTTCCTACTTGTTTCATGTAGGtatttttcaatcttttcatctTCCCCAGAAAACCAGCTTTCTAGGCACCCACCCCTTTTCACACCATGGGTCTTCATTCTTTTGGATGAAGGAGGTGTTGAGTCCATTGAGCAAGAAGGAAATTTCAGAGAGGTAGAAGAGAACAACAGTTTCAGAGTGAAAGCAGAGAAAATAAAGAGTTGATTCTGTGAAGGAAAACAACCTAAACAAACACAGTTATATAAGCTAAAAAAGCAATCAACGAAAATGACATTTAGGGGTTGTTTTTCAAAGcaaaaaagaatctgtttagAGAGAATACTGGCACATGTTAGCCCTCAAACAGAGTGCACAGAACTAGCACATGCAtatttgactagtcattaaaattctaaaattttcaagaagaaatggaatatattcctaTTTATGATGAAAATAACTCCCAACCAAATCGTATTCAAAGCcataataaaagtaattttgaCTCATAATAGCTTTGAGAAGAAATCAGCAACAGAGACAATGCACAAAGATTTAAAACATCTTCAACGAAATGCTGTCAGGgatgaaacaatcgattgtttttgtgaaaacaattggttgtttttgtgtGACAACAATTATGATCTTTCACAATTCAAAAGCTTTCACAAAGATGAAAATACAAAATGCTACGCACACAAATTTTTGTGTAAAGACTCTCAAGAATAATGTGCAATTAAAAGTTTTACTCCATAATCCAATCCTGATCATTTCCTTTGTGACTTGATCCTTTAATCCAGTTATTCTTGGTCTCGAGGAATACTTGCACAAAAACAATATCAAGTAGCAAGattttggtccccttacaaatttgggtccattggCATTAATTGGATCATTTGAATCCTTAGAattcttaggaacccatttaATAATACCTTTGGAAACAGAAAGctttctaattttacagaatctgacagaatggACCTTTTTCATACAGTAAAAGTATAAAAGGAACTAGTTGTTTCgacttttcaatcggttgtttttccttgaTGGTTGAATAAGGCTTTGAAACACAACTTTTCTTACTTTGTGgcttaaaacccaatccagattttctaaaaacacaattttgataTGCCAGAATAgtctcaaaatttgattttccttttgaaagcttatccacagttttcacaagatagtgaaacttcttttcaagagatttacaattttcataaacaattgaGTCACACTTGTAAGAAGAGTTTTTTCTAAATCAGttatagattttcaaaatcattttttaaattttctagctcttgttctaatgctttgactctattttccaaccaattattcaagcctttcaatcggttgttcaaAGGAGTcaatctattagcttcttcatgagtttctttgaaagcatcaagaagttggctatagttttcaaaattaattgaagtgctggaacttacactgcttgattCGGATTCATCCTTTGCCATAAAACACAGATTTTCCTCTTCATCTCCTGAAGATGAGCTAGAAGAAGAAACTTCATTATCTTGACAACCAATGTACGCTTTCTTGGCTTTGCCTTTCTTTTCTCCTTTCTTGCTTGTTCCTCTTTCTTTAATCTCATTGTTGGGGCAATCAACTTTAATATGACCCtattcaccacaaccaaagcatgTATATTTGTTAGAGTTAAAAACATTGAGTTTCTTGCTATTATACGTGTTGAAAGATTGATTTTTGTTGCTGTtttttctttaggaatttgctgaatttcctGGTCAGTAAGCTTAGTGTTTCTCCTTCACTGTCAGCACTTGAGTCTTGACAGTTTTGTGTCCAACACCCTTCAGGGCAATGTTTTTCACATGCTTATCCTCATTTTCTTGAACATTCAGCCtgttcatctctaactcatgttctctgAGCTTCCCAAACAGTGAGGCAGTGGTCACAGAGGTTAAATCCTTAAACTTAGAGATATAAGTGACCTTGGGCTGCCAAGATCTATCTAGGCACTTGAGGATTTTGATGTTGAGTTCCTATTTTTCAAACATCTTCCCAAGACTCATGAGGTGGTTGACAATATGGGTAAACCTCTTTTGTACCTCAGCAATTGTCTCCCCTTTCTGCATCCTAAAcatctcatattcttggatgagagcatgcttcctTGTTCTTTTCACGCCATTttttccttcatgagtgacttctagagtatcccacatttcctttatTGATTCACATTGAGACACCCTGAAAAAACACATCAGAACCTAATGCAGATGTAATAATGTTCTTTGCAATACAATCATATTAAGCCTTTTTGCTTTCATGCTCAGTctattgggaccaaggtttttaaaaatcactttatCATTTTCAAGCATAGGAACAAACAAACCATTtttaattgcatcccaaattcttTTATCAATTGATTCTACAAAGATTTTCATCTTTACCTTCCAGAACTGGTAATTTacaccacaaaacaaaggtggtttattaatagatgcaccttccccaaaaggtagtttatcACCCATGAAAATAGATTTTGAATcaaaacttggttgactttcaagaacctagctcttgatgccaattattagaattgtaggccttaaacaagaggggatgaattgtttttaaaatattttctcaaactttgaaggtatagagaaagtcaatgaagaatcaaagagAAAGGAATCAAGTTACCCAAGAAACAAATTTGTTCTATTATATTTCCataaattcaaccggttgtttatgcgatccaaccggttgtttttatcagcagttaataaaaacaagtcaaaacatatttaaatgagattaaggatagaaagAATCACattaagtgtaaaacaaccaattgagacgataaaacaactagttgtttttccacttctttataaaacactctttttcaaaaggatttgattTAAACCAACTTTGGATCCTAACTAAGAGTGGATTCTCAAATTCAAACTACGCAGAACCCACACACACAAGCAGTAGCAATGCCTTCAACCAATCTttatggatttggagacatcaaagcttatCTTCAACAgaattgtcattttattgttttaatttgatCATAGAAGTTAGTTCtatctatatttgaatttggaagcatcataagtttctaatttaatctattttttataattaagttgttttgatatttaaattcaaatatattcatttagtTTGTTGGAGGTCAAACAAGATTCTATGTTGGGGAGAGTGACAAGTgtcatatttcaataatatttcatattaaaatacaggcatttatggatattaattgataaaataaccaTAAATaacccttaatttatgaatttatacctttttacatattttgggattttaatttaaacaagaatgatttattccaaaatttgtgTTGATTTCAGAATTCTATGAaagaatggagatgattgggcaaaaggagaatatacaaagctaaaaagggaaagttggaacacACCAGCACTCACCAAAGCTCACCCAAACTCGCCTAAGCCAGACACCCTAAGAGGATCTCGCCCAAGCGAGTTTACTTTAGTGACGTTGTTCCTTTTTTCGTGCAACTCGCTCAAGCGAGCCCAATAACACCTAAgtgagaagtcacttagcccaagctaattaggttaaataggaggcTTGAGCACAACCATAGACATTCAATAATTGataggaaaacaccattgagtgaattgtaatccaattgggagaatatgAGGTGTTAAAAACCCTAGACGAGGCaatcgtcaaggagaaacatccagaatcttcttttcttgctctccCTGTTTGTAACAGCTAACATGtgtgactaattctaccctttgggattgggaataatttgttcaaactctaatgtattgaggtgatatctaaatataatatttcgttcttgattgatgattgatattatcattttGTTAGTAATGTTTGTTTGCCTTGATCTCAAAatttagatttgactggaaagtacttctaagtttctgacccagatgataatgcttaacatatttgaatgctaggactagatttgaaatgttaattgctaccAACGCGTGATCTTCCTGataagaagtttttataaatatgcgaggaatccatatttaggaagcatcttaataattttatatgcgaggaatccaTATTTgggaagcatcttaataattttatatgcaaggaatcgatataaatgatttttatacgggcatcaatatcaatcaaagggcacaatattgtcatgttaatcaaaatacaaaagagtgagaaagatgaacccCCAATCCTTATTTtcccaattgaagcaacaaactcttcgacttgttttcttattaatcattgcaCTCATAACAAAACCccaacaaaatttattattttgttttctatttagtgaaccTTTTACTTTATTATTCAATTGTTCCCTGTGGGTTCGATATTCATCCTtggggacaaattattacttctgaaacACAGTGCACTTGCCGTAGAATAGTCATCACGTTGCAGCAGTCTGTCGAGACTATCCCCATCTCAAT
Encoded here:
- the LOC137836046 gene encoding uncharacterized protein, with the protein product MVERVRREYLMQVQETIKMEILMGQTVGPLDCKVAELQAENSSLRERSQMVEELQAENASLRQQDSQRVEMLKSAKEATAAAERKLEEAVGKLSEAASSLAALTTQRDAAEALRRSLEAEKEDLMNVLSNSNRTT